The Triticum aestivum cultivar Chinese Spring unplaced genomic scaffold, IWGSC CS RefSeq v2.1 scaffold10117, whole genome shotgun sequence nucleotide sequence TACTCACATGCTATAACAGTAGAACCAATACGGACATCTTGCTTTAGAGAAAGTGCTTCTTGGTAGGCCATTGCGTCCAAAATGTTGCGCCCACCCTAGTAATCACATCGGGGACAAACCGACTAAGTCCCTGCCCACCACCCACTACCTCTGGACACCACCACCAGCTCTCAGTCTCTCACACTCCATTATTTGGTTAGCTTGTGCCCAGCAGGCAGAAACGACACCAGAGCCTGTGTTTTACTTTGCTCCATCAACACGTTGCGAGCACATGGAAATCGAAGCAGCGGCTGCTGACTCCGGTGCCAGCGAGCTGGAGGTGGTGGTGTTCCCATGGCTGGCGTTCGGGCACATGATTCCGTACCTGGAGCTCTCCAAGCGCCTGGCTGCGAGGGGCAACGCCGTGAGCTTTGTCTCCACGCCACGGAACCTCGCCAGGCTCCCGCCCGTGCCGGTGCACCTGTCCGCCCACCTCCGTTTCGTGCCACTGCCGCTGCCGGCCATGGAGGGCCTGCCGGAGGGCGCGGAGTCAACGGCCGACGTGCTGCCCGACAAGATGGGCCTCCTCAAGAAGGCCATGGACGGCCTTGCCGAACCGTTCGCGGCTTTCCTcgcagacgccgtcgccgccgggaGGAGGCCGGACTGGATCATCCTCGACTTCTGCCACCACTGGGTGCTACTGCTACCCATCGCCGACCAGCACAAGGTACCGTGTGCGCTGTTCCAAATCCTCCATGCTGCCATTGCTGCCTTTTTGGGGCCGCGGTGGGCGAACGCCGCGCATCCGCGCATGGAGCCGGAGGATTTCACCGTGCCGCCCAAGTGGATCCCCTTCCCGTGCACCACCTTCTTCCTCCGCCACGAGGCTCAGTGGGTTGCCAGCGCCTTCCACGCCAACGCATCTGGAGTGTCCGACATGGACCGTCTCTGGCACATCTGGGAGCGTTGTCGCCTCACCATCCACCGCAGCTGTGAAGAACTGGAGCCCCAGATGTTCAGCCTCCTCTCCGACCTCTTCCGAAGACCCGCCatccctgccgggatcctgctaccGGCAGTGCCCGACGACCATGATGAAGACCACATAAACAGTCGCTCAGGCTGTGTCAGCCGTCCCAAGGTCCTACGATGGCTCGACGACCAGCCCCCCAACTCTGTCATCTACGTCGCGCTTGGGAGCGAGGCACCACTGACGCTACAGAACATCCATGAACTCGCGCTCGGGCTAGAGCTCGTCGGTGTGCGCTTCCATTGGGCTCTACGGAAGCCGGCCGGCACCGGCACCGGCAACGACGACGAGCTGTTGCCAGCCGGGTTCGAGGAGCGAACCCGGCTGCGCGGGCTGGTCTGCACAGGGTGGGTGCCGCAGGTGAAGGCGCTCGCGCACGGCGCCACGGGTGCATTCCTGACGCACTGCGGGTGGGGCTCCACCATTGAGAGCTTCGCCTTCGGGCTCCCGTTGGTGATGCTCCCATTCATTATTGACACGCCCATGATTGCACGGGCGATGGCGAAGAGAGGGATAGGTGTGGAGGTGGCGAGGGACGACAGCGATGGCTCGTTCGAGAGGGACGGCCTCGCAGTGGCCGTGCGACGTGTCATGGTGGAGGATGAAGGAAAGCTGTTTGCAACCaacgccaagaagctgaaggagctTGTCGTGGACGAGGGGCGTCAGGAACAGTACATCCACGAGCTCGAGGACCATCTGAGACGCAACAAAGACGTGTAATATAATTGCCATGCATCTGCACTTGTATGTTGACATGTGTGTTAAGAAAA carries:
- the LOC123172812 gene encoding UDP-glycosyltransferase 91C1-like: MEIEAAAADSGASELEVVVFPWLAFGHMIPYLELSKRLAARGNAVSFVSTPRNLARLPPVPVHLSAHLRFVPLPLPAMEGLPEGAESTADVLPDKMGLLKKAMDGLAEPFAAFLADAVAAGRRPDWIILDFCHHWVLLLPIADQHKVPCALFQILHAAIAAFLGPRWANAAHPRMEPEDFTVPPKWIPFPCTTFFLRHEAQWVASAFHANASGVSDMDRLWHIWERCRLTIHRSCEELEPQMFSLLSDLFRRPAIPAGILLPAVPDDHDEDHINSRSGCVSRPKVLRWLDDQPPNSVIYVALGSEAPLTLQNIHELALGLELVGVRFHWALRKPAGTGTGNDDELLPAGFEERTRLRGLVCTGWVPQVKALAHGATGAFLTHCGWGSTIESFAFGLPLVMLPFIIDTPMIARAMAKRGIGVEVARDDSDGSFERDGLAVAVRRVMVEDEGKLFATNAKKLKELVVDEGRQEQYIHELEDHLRRNKDV